The Patescibacteria group bacterium genome includes the window GCTGCCGAGCACTTGGTCCGTGAGACCGATTGCAGGGTTCTCATTGTGAGGATCGGCTGGTTGTTCGGGATAAGCCCCGAAAAGGATCAAAAATTCATTGGTGCAATTTTAAAACAAGCCTCCGCGGGTTTGCAGATCAAAGCAGTGGACGACAAGCGAGGCACCCTCGCATACGCACCCCATGTAGCAAGGAGGATGCTTGAATATGCCCTCAATCAAACCCAAGGAATCAGGCACCTGGCAAATCAGGGTGTCGTGAGCCGCTATGATATAGCAAGGAAGGTGCTCGCATTGTGGCAATATACTAATCCACTAATGAAGGTCTCTTCATGTGCGTTCCCCTCACCCATTAAGCGTCCAGATTTCTCTGCGTTGAGTACCATCTATCCCGACGCAGAACTTCCCCATTGGGATGAAGCACTAGAAGAATACCATTCAATCTATGGAAACCGTT containing:
- a CDS encoding NAD(P)-dependent oxidoreductase gives rise to the protein MKVLITGGSGVLGSSIRVEGNRIEVPVIAPLHCGLDVTDFEQCRDWLRALSPGDVLIHCAAMTDWKRCHDEPQACHSTNAVGAWNIAKAAKERDVLLIHVSTDAVFNGSLRNEGYCEDDQPSNPTSVYAISKLAAEHLVRETDCRVLIVRIGWLFGISPEKDQKFIGAILKQASAGLQIKAVDDKRGTLAYAPHVARRMLEYALNQTQGIRHLANQGVVSRYDIARKVLALWQYTNPLMKVSSCAFPSPIKRPDFSALSTIYPDAELPHWDEALEEYHSIYGNRLEQERRMS